A region from the Brassica napus cultivar Da-Ae chromosome C8, Da-Ae, whole genome shotgun sequence genome encodes:
- the LOC106433960 gene encoding 60S ribosomal protein L12-2, producing MPPKLDPSQIVDVYVRVTGGEVGAASSLAPKIGPLGLAPKKIGEDIAKETAKEWKGLRVTVKLTVQNRQAKVTVVPSAAALVIKALKEPERDRKKVKNIKHNGNISFDDVIEIARIMRPRSIAKELSGTVREILGTCVSVGCTVDGKDPKDLQQEIQEGEIDIPEN from the coding sequence ATGCCGCCGAAGTTGGACCCTAGCCAGATCGTCGACGTCTACGTCCGCGTCACCGGAGGCGAAGTCGGAGCCGCGAGCTCCCTCGCCCCCAAGATCGGACCCCTCGGTCTCGCCCCGAAGAAGATCGGAGAAGACATCGCCAAGGAGACCGCCAAGGAGTGGAAAGGCCTCCGCGTCACCGTCAAGCTAACGGTTCAGAACCGTCAGGCGAAAGTCACGGTGGTTCCGTCCGCCGCGGCGCTCGTCATCAAGGCGTTGAAGGAGCCGGAGAGGGACCGTAAGAAGGTGAAGAACATCAAGCACAACGGGAACATTTCGTTTGACGATGTGATTGAGATCGCGAGGATCATGAGGCCGAGATCGATTGCCAAGGAGCTGAGTGGGACCGTGAGGGAGATTCTCGGGACGTGTGTGTCTGTTGGGTGTACTGTTGATGGGAAGGACCCCAAGGATCTCCAGCAGGAGATTCAGGAGGGTGAGATTGACATCCCTGAGAACTAA